A single Saccopteryx bilineata isolate mSacBil1 chromosome 7, mSacBil1_pri_phased_curated, whole genome shotgun sequence DNA region contains:
- the CYP26C1 gene encoding cytochrome P450 26C1, which yields MFPCGLSCLSVLGAAGTALLCAGLLLSLAQHLWTLRWTLSRDPASALPLPKGSMGWPFFGETLHWLVQGSRFHSSRRERYGTVFKTHLLGRPVIRVSGAENVRTILLGEHRLVRSQWPQSAHILLGSHTLLGAVGEPHRQRRKILARVFSRAALEHYVPRLQGALRREVRSWCAAHRPIAVYEAAKALTFRMASRILLGLRLDEAQCAELSRTFQQFVENLFSLPLDVPFSGLRKGIRARDQLHQHLEEAIAEKLHEDMAGQPGDALAMIIHSTRELGQELSVQELKESAVELLFAAFFTTASASTSLVLLLLQHPRAISKIQQELAAQGLGRACSCRPGAAGDGAGPWSDCSCEPDLSLSALGGLHYVDCVVKEVLRLLPPVSGGYRTALCTFELDGYQIPKGWSVMYSIRDTHETAAVYRSPPEGFDPERFGASGEDARGASGRFHYIPFGGGARSCLGQELAQAVLQLLAVELVRTARWELATPAFPAMQTVPIVHPVDGLRIFFHPLAPAAARDGLRL from the exons ATGTTCCCCTGCGGGCTGAGCTGCCTGTCTGTGCTGGGAGCGGCCGGCACCGCTCTCCTGTGCGCCGGCCTGCTGCTCAGCCTGGCCCAGCATCTCTGGACCCTCCGCTGGACGCTGAGCCGCGACCCGGCCTCCgccctgcccctgcccaaggGCTCTATGGGCTGGCCTTTCTTTGGCGAAACGCTTCACTGGTTAGTTCAG GGATCGCGTTTCCACAGCTCCCGCCGGGAGCGCTACGGGACTGTGTTCAAGACGCACCTGCTGGGCAGACCGGTGATCCGCGTGAGCGGCGCCGAGAACGTGCGCACAATCCTGCTAGGCGAACACCGTCTTGTGCGCAGCCAGTGGCCACAGAGCGCGCACATCTTACTGGGCTCCCACACGCTGCTCGGAGCGGTTGGCGAGCCACACCGGCAGAGGCGCAAG ATTCTGGCACGAGTATTCAGCCGCGCAGCGCTGGAGCACTACGTGCCCCGCCTGCAGGGGGCACTGCGGCGCGAGGTGCGCTCCTGGTGCGCAGCCCACCGGCCCATCGCGGTCTACGAGGCCGCCAAAGCCCTCACCTTTCGCATGGCTTCGCGTATCCTATTGGGGCTACGGCTGGACGAGGCGCAATGCGCGGAGCTGTCCCGAACCTTCCAGCAGTTTGTGGAGAACCTCTTCTCGCTGCCCCTGGACGTGCCCTTCAGCGGCCTGCGCAAG GGCATCCGGGCAAGGGACCAGCTGCATCAGCACCTGGAGGAGGCCATTGCAGAGAAGCTTCATGAAGACATGGCTGGGCAGCCAGGTGATGCTCTGGCCATGATTATCCACAGCACTAGGGAGCTGGGCCAGGAGCTCTCAGTACAGGAGCTGAAG GAGTCAGCCGTGGAGCTCCTCTTCGCCGCCTTCTTCACCACCGCCAGCGCCAGCACGTCCCTCGTTCTGCTGCTACTGCAGCACCCGAGGGCCATCTCCAAGATCCAGCAGGAGCTAGCGGCGCAGGGGCTGGGGCGCGCGTGCAGCTGCAGGCCGGGGGCCGCGGGGGATGGCGCGGGGCCCTGGTCCGACTGCAGCTGTGAGCCAGACCTCAGCCTTTCGGCGCTGGGCGGTCTGCACTACGTGGACTGCGTGGTCAAGGAGGTACTGCGCCTCCTGCCGCCGGTGTCCGGGGGTTACCGCACCGCACTGTGCACCTTCGAGCTCGAC GGCTACCAGATCCCCAAGGGCTGGAGCGTGATGTATAGCATCCGGGACACTCACGAGACGGCTGCGGTGTACCGCAGCCCGCCCGAGGGATTTGACCCCGAGCGCTTTGGCGCTTCGGGAGAGGATGCGCGGGGCGCCTCCGGCCGCTTCCATTACATCCCGTTCGGCGGCGGTGCGCGCAGCTGTCTCGGTCAGGAGCTGGCGCAGGCGGTGCTCCAGCTGCTCGCGGTGGAGCTGGTGCGTACGGCGCGCTGGGAATTGGCCACGCCTGCCTTCCCTGCCATGCAGACAGTGCCCATCGTGCACCCGGTGGACGGGCTCAGGATTTTTTTCCACCCGCTCGCACCTGCGGCAGCGCGAGATGGACTACGCCTCTGA